The Actinomycetota bacterium DNA window CATGAATGTGTCGCTCACCGAGCGCTGCTACGACCTGCTGCGGCGCGAAGCGCCCATGGCCTCCGATCTCCGCTTCATCGTGTCCGTGCTTCGGATCCTCGGTGAGCTCGAGCGCATCGGCGACCTCGCGCTCCGGGTGGTGAAGCTCAGCAACGAGCACCACCTGCTCGCCGGCAGCCCCGCGTCCTTCGCGATCCTCAAGTCGATGACCGACCAGGCGATCGAGCGCTATCGGCAAGCGCTCCGCGCCTGGGCGGCGATGGACCTCGCGCTTGCCAATGCCGTCGTGACCGGCGTCCACGACATGGACGCGTTCTTCGAACGGCTCATGGTCGAGCTCTTCCATCTCGAGGGGCCCGACGCGACCAGGATCGCAGTGAGCAGCTTCTACGCCGGACGGGCGCTGGAGCGGATCAACGACCACGCCGCGATCATCGCCGCCCGGCTGCGGTATCTCCTGACCGGCGATCCCGAGCACCTCAACGCCGAGGTGCGCTGACGCCG harbors:
- the phoU gene encoding phosphate signaling complex protein PhoU → MSDGPPGPLRLAFSAELDQLRMQVEVMAIRVDENLQRMSDALADGDTAIVAVALAADDEIDAMNVSLTERCYDLLRREAPMASDLRFIVSVLRILGELERIGDLALRVVKLSNEHHLLAGSPASFAILKSMTDQAIERYRQALRAWAAMDLALANAVVTGVHDMDAFFERLMVELFHLEGPDATRIAVSSFYAGRALERINDHAAIIAARLRYLLTGDPEHLNAEVR